The Helianthus annuus cultivar XRQ/B chromosome 11, HanXRQr2.0-SUNRISE, whole genome shotgun sequence region aaatatctactcggcacttttttgattttttttgcccaagacccttaaaaacatgtatataacatgtgtaaattttttcaagaaaaaaaaacatcgggagctttgagtttcccgggttttctaaattaaagtgggttttctatacatccctcccctatatatatatatatatatatatatatatatatatatatatatatatatatatatatattaatattttttcAAATAGTAGACTAATTTACGAAACAATTTTTATGGTTTAAAAGTTAGCCTATTGGCGCTATTGGTTTAGAAGTATACCTAAATGATCTTCACTATATATACCCatttgattttaaataataataataataataatctgaACCGGTATATCCATAGATTCCAGTGTCGGCGCCAGCCGCACCGCTACCgatattcatttttatgattttgatTGATGTAAACATGTGTCGATATGTTTTTGTTCATATCATGACTTTATTTTCTAGGTTACATGAGGTGAGACATCCAAGATTTTAACAATAATCCTCAGTTTAtacatttgtttttttattaaagaatcatatatacatatacatatataggggaggattatcttgagaacgctaaatattgtgagaaccgtgagaacgaatgaaaaatcAATAAAAACGAATATTTTTAATACAAGcctcattgtaattaaaataaaacatcaaagaagaaattacaacatcaattaattcatttctcctctcaaaatcactcttactagattttttacacatgtgtaaatataacaaatttataCATGTGTAAATGAAAAACTTACACaagtgtaaattttctttatttacgaattcacgtaaatttataCATGTACAtctaatttctaacattgtattcaaACAATAATGATAAGcgtaaaaagaaattttgaatttgaattgtttttgacaaagTTCTCGTAGTTTTTCCATTCGTTCTCACGAtttttagcgttctcatttaaactctcccatatatatatatatatatatatatatatatatatatatatatatatataacttaccTCGATTTTCAGTATTTCTTCAAGCTCTTTCTTAACAACATCCATAGAAGGTCGGTGTTCACGATCATCTTGCAAGCATCTATATGCGATATTTAAAAATTTGTACATGGACCATGTGCTTATTTGTTCTCTTAATATAGGATGAACAAGGTCGTGGTAGTATTCTTTGACCAACTTGGCTGATAAAAATGAGCCATCATCCTCTTTCATGGTGCATAACCTCCCACAAATAACTTCAAATAGTACCATACCGAAAGAATAGATATCTGACTTTTTTGTCACCATACCGCTTATAACGTACTCTGGTTCACAGTAGCCAGGTGTGCCACAAGCATGAGAAATAACTATACTTCTATCTAAACCCGCTAAACTTAACTTGGACAATCCAAGGTCGGAAATTTTTGCAACCCACTTGTCATCCAACAAAATATTGGCGCTTTTTATATCCCTGTGGATTATGCTTGATGCTTTCCGACGTGACTATGCAGGTGATCTAATCCACAAGCAGCCCCTACACATATTTTGAGTCTTTCCAGCCACGTAAGACAATAGGCGGTATCACTAGGCCTTATATACCGATTCAAACTTCCACGCTCTGCATATTCATAGATAATAATTTTCTCTGCCCCCTCGTCACAATAACCTAGAAGAGAAACGAGGTTTGGATGCTCTTGACTAGTGAGCAGCTGAATTTCTGTTAAAAATTCCTTTAAACCTTGTCCGAGACGATCATTTAACCTTTTTACAGCAACCGCGGTGAGTTTTCCGGCTATCAAAGTTCTCCTTTGTACACACGACCATATCCACCTTTTCCAATACATGTTTGGAAATTTTCGGTTGTCGTTTCTATTTCTTTGAATGGCAGTGCTAGATGTTGTGATTCTTTCAGTCCTGCCATTAGAGCATGTTCGATGCAAAAGCCTAAAAACACCACAAATGAGCCCAACACATTGAATTTCCATGAATCCTTAGAAAGTGCTCATTTTCAACCAATCATATACACATCCTTGCATTTTTATATCATCACTGCATTTCACattttaatggttgagatcaactACGGCAAATTTgtaaattgttttattttttgtgGTTTGATTTGACTTAATTAGGGGTAATATTGTCTTTTCCATCTACTTAAATAAAGAAACTCTATTGCTTTCATCCTATCCCTCGCGCTCATCACGCACAAAGTCAGGGATTCTCTCCTCCTTCACCCCTAATCCATCGCTGACTATCGCCTCCGGCCATATCGCCAAAAAAAACCTCTAAAACTTTTTCTAACAACATCCAGGACTTCTTTCTTCGACGGTTTCCTCATCTCCTAACCATTTCTTGCTTGATTGTGCTTGGgtgttttgatgttttttttcATGAAGACGTCAAAAAAGAAAGAATAATTGGAGATCATGGGTAAAAAACAACGAGCTGACACTATGATAATGCAGGTGCAAAACACCATGTGTTAACGCAAGTGTTTTAAGTCGCGTTGTTTTTAAACATCTacaaacattgtattgtgattcaagTCATTTTGTTTTAACATCTGGAATGCCTGTATTACTATTCAAGTTATGGTGTTTTACATCTGGAAGGACTCGATTCGATTCAAGTCATGGTTTTTTAATATCTAGAAGGACTATATTGCGATTTAAGTCGTGCTTTAACATCTTGAAAAGATTGTATTATGATTCAGGTCATAGATTTAGTAACAAATCACCATACTAAAAACATATTCTGGAAATGCAAGTTTATATCCCCATGTGTTAACACATTTATAAAACACTATACGAAGAAACATCTTCTTTTTTGTATAAAAAACTATACTAAGAACATCTACTAGAAATGTAGGTTGTAAaaccatgaattgaactaagaCTTTATTAAAACACCATTCTTTATCAACAGGGAGCTAGATGTGGTTAGGCTTGAAGATCGAAACGATAAATGGTCATGGATCGGCACGGAAGAGTACTCGATGGGGGATGTTAGAAGAATCCTAAATAGAGGGACGGATCATAGTGGCAATTACGTGATGAAATGGTGTTAATGGATTCCTATAAAATCCAAAGTTCATGCTTGGAGAGCTGAAATGGGAAAATTACCTAAGTGTATGGCCCTTAGAGATAGGAATATTGATGTTGAAGATGGGTCTTGTACGTTATGCGGCACATTCGATGAAACGAGTAACCATCTTTTTACTTCATGTATTGTGGCGAGTAGGGTGTGGTCGCAAATTGCTAGATGGTGTAAAGTTGCGTCGTTCTCTGTTCATTTGGTCAGGGATCTCTTAGACCTTCACGATCATATATGGTTGTCGAACGAGATTTTCCATGGGATTGTCATGATTAGTTGTTGGAGCATATGGCGTGCCAGGAATaaagtgttggtgcatacgtgtgtcgacttcgtcttgtatcgagtctagtactagaattgttagatcagggcgcattgtacgagaaaataggaagttttagtttgtttttgttctgattccgctcgaagaggtgattccgcttgaactgtctcataacactttcaagcggaaccccttcccctatatatatatctttCGAGCGTAATCATTTGTAACGATCTTGTTTTccggtaccgaggtgctgccgaagtgccatTTAACTGTAAACTGTTATTCATCAATATATAAGGCAAGATTaagtgaaacaagctgtttttcTAGTCCGTTTCTTATTTTACACATCTGAAACGGATAAGAGCTCTTCTGatttgactcgtttgggtcacgacacgatcctacaagtggtatcagagctcaggaagaagagttcttgccaaaaacAGCCatatttcttacttctacaccttctttcttcaactgaacaagatttaacggtcaaaatggtCTGAATTTTTCACAACATAAGCAAAACTacattttaacaaagccttgaaagaaccAGAACAAAATTCGAATTAAAAATGGTAGAAATGGGACTTcgaagtgatttcgcttgaaagagtATATTGGCTATTCCGCTCGAGATTGTCCTTATTCCGCTTCAAgttgctaattccgcttgaagagtTTCAAGCGAAACCTGTTATTTCGCTTCAAAGTGTtgggtatttcgcttgaaagtgttgttcgtgattccgcttgaaacttaaagttgttatttcgcttgaaagggaactcgttattccgcttgaaatcttctgttattgaaaaacgtgttaccgaatcatggctgaagagttttacaatgcttTCGCAACACCCGTTGCACCCGTTACAGCTGCTGAGACTGTGTACAATGAGAATGAGACAGGAACTTATcagaaaccgccaaagctcatgtatattgaagattttcaggcttggaaaaatcgatttgagaactgggtgcaagcttacaaatttgatgcatggtgttcaCTGTTGAAAGAGTACGAgagaccaaagaatgaacgtgggaTTGAAAAAGCTATTGTTGACTATTCAGAAAGTGACAAGTTAAAATTtacaagtgagaaaatgatgatcagtattcttcagcaagcgataaaagaagatatctttatcttgcttcaacataatggtacagctagatcaatctgggaggcattgattcagaaattcaaaggaagtgcagatatgatcaaaaacaagaaggcattattgaagaaatcgtttgatatgtttacagcttttgatcatgaaacaacaaagtagaccattgatagatattgtcatctggtattggaaatgggtagattggacattaagaaagaggatgatgagtgggtcGATAAACTAGCTGAGACTTTACCACAGAataagtggggaacttatttgatgattgtgaaactcatgagaaagtccgagagtatgaatttggcacagttcattcagaaaattgaagagctggaattggatattcagaagacggctatcatgacaaatccaaatgctaaacaagatgtcagtttgtactaccgagggaacaagtttgaggctatCTCCAGCCagagtccaaagattagtactgcttttagtgctgatggTTCGTCCAGTCCAAATAGTAGCACTACAACTAATagtggtggatattcttcatcgttttcaagttttgatccaaatAGCACAACATCAAGTCCTCAACAGCAGAATTctacaaatcttcaatgcaatgtGACTTTGCACATTCAGAATGGTCACAATCTGTCTCCTGAAttggctaagcaacacatggcatctcttgtcgccatgttagagtcatatgaaagtttagttgcaggaagaattggtaatccgatgcttacgaaagaagattatgatcagattgatgctaaggaacttgaattgatggatgtgaagtggtgtttagctagtgcgTGTAGGAGGGCCGGAAAATTTCAACAAATCACTGGCAGAGATGGTTTTCGTGATCTGGCAAATTCGGCATTGGGTTTTAACAAGTCTAAAGTTACCTGTTTTCGATGTAAAGGAAAAtgtcattttaaaagagagtgcaaaaatcaAGAAGCAACCGGGAATCAAGAAAAGAACAATTATGATCAAAAATCGATTTTCCATCAGATTGAGTAACAACCATCATCGTCTAGTGCCACTGacaatggaaagaagaaagctttaatcattcatcaagatgatgaaaaggttgcagagggttttagttgggacaaatacataCCTGGTTCAGCTCTAGTTGCCCGAGTTCGGGAAAATGAAACTAGTCAGAAAAGAATTCCGATttttccagatctaggaagtgatgttgatactgatgatgaggaagaatatcttaacaaatgCAGAAAAAGTATTGatcctgatagttttaattttttctatgcatataaagttgagatgctgaatcaaaagaagattgatagattgaagagagagctggaagcagcaaagttactagctgatgaaaaggcaaagacaaaagttgaagaaacaaaagatgaagcagTGACGGAGAATGcaatagaaaaaattgttgaagtggagaaagtggtagagaaaataattgaagttgaaaaagtGGTCGAAGTAGAGAAGATTGTCGAAATAGAAAAAAAATTTGTTGAAATCGAGAAactggttgaagttgaaaagactattgaggttgaaaagatagttgaaaaagtggttgaagttgaaaaaccttgtttgaaatgttcagaatcttgtaaaatttgtgaggagaaagacaagaagattgctggattagagaagattaaagaagatttactgtctgatgtgaagtatgtgaaggagtcgtacgatgtgttgaacaggacagttgatagtctgaaaaagacgaattcagaaattgaaaaagcaatggAAAAGATGACTGCAACATTAATGACAAAGCAGAGCGTCAttaatgagtatattgaagattgtgctaagtTGAAGCAGGAGCTGGaacttgagaagattgagagtgaaaggattaaacgattactgttgagttatactacttgtgattatttgattgatcgtgtttatcctactgttgcaggtctggaggctttcaagaaggaaaagactgaagatactgatactggtaagaaaccaagtgttaagtataacagatgtccgcccccaatctttgaaagttattctcccagaaatccAAATGAGGAACGTGTTAATAGAgctctcaacatcaagttaaagtctgaaataattgatgaattaccagacaatattgatgtcacattcacaacATCTGacaccgatcatgagtctgagttagtaaagaaagttgttgatcaggtgttggatatggatgaagggtcaaagtcggagtctaaatcagattgttcgagttcgtctgagaaaagtccgagttcaccggttaaaagggtttacaataaggaatttttactatcaaaatctaatttgaacgacgaatcaatcaaagtagcatatacgttgaatgattcagacaaattatattctgataatgaatttccaataagaagtgtaaagactgaaatgattaaacaggttttcaaactgacagaaattaatatttctgaaataaaagatttaaatcttgctgaaaaacctaacaaatacacttcttcaagaattcaacaaagagttAACAGGAAAAcgggttacggttgtggttatggttttcaaaagaaactaaaccataatggtaatctcaaatagaaaggtcttggtttcatgtcttcagaaaattataaaaatcagaaaacttataaaccaaccacaaaatttgttgcaggtgAAAGTTcggaggatgaacagaagaaaccgttttGGAAgtagtcaaatcaagagtttcttgctgaagtaaagaagaatgtgagaaagtttgctcaaagagttgatagaagaacctactttaaatgccaagaagttggacatattgcttggaattgtcccaagtccaactacaaaaaacagggagtttcttctaactttgTTTCAAGAAGGAAATGTGTTGATAAACAGAAACAATCAACTGAGAAACTTAAAATGGCAAAATCAATTTCTGAAAATAGTGATAactcaaaacgtttttacaaaagaagaggtgatttgaaCAAGCAAAAGTGGGTTGTAAAAGTTGaaagtaattctgacaatgaatctgattccataaaatcagaggagtctttggttgagaaaaagattgtggATTCCGTTCCAGAAGTgaatgatgagaattttcctccATTGTTAAAGGAAAATTTGAAGTCGAAAGTTGggaaggttgagatctcaaatcaattcttcactggtaaaggagaatttgatgttaagaaggctttcaacgggaaagtcaaacatattttcgGTAAGATGGTTGATAGGAAGGTAAAGGGCGCAAAAgaattttacaaatcaaaatgttggtgggatagatgtgtaccaaaatcacccaaggctggtcaggcttgggtggacataatGTTTGAGTAAATACCTGatttgccggagctcccaggttggtaagagtggagcaggaatcggcatcattcttctTCACAATTTTAATTGTGTCTATTTTCAAGTAGTACAgtgttgatcttacaagtggtacagaggtttgtactgacaaagtgattaatcaaggtcattaatttgaacttgatatgATTCCATTACAGGTGGTTGAAAAAAATGTGATGAAATTATCTCCGTTTCCTACAAGTGttaaaatcaactaaactaattttccgaaaaaaccattttgattaaaacaaacttaagtgttttgaaatctaaatgggaaaatagtttgttgaaagggggagttctgattgttgatgccaagtggatggcaaattgaagcaattcgatatTAGTTGTCatttttcttgtatagtttgcTTTTCAAAGTTTGTTTCTACAAAGTGGGTCAAGTGCTCAGtttgttttcagaaaatccaaaaacattagaaaatccgAAAAAgcacaaaaacatgataaaattcaaaatgagttttgtcgtacaaaagaggaaatgatagtacatcaatggactatcacaacacgctaaagaattggaaagtcaaatatgtgataaacggtctcactgatgatgtgccagtaggtttttgcacatttaataaattatgtcgagatataaacctaaattcaaacttgcttaattcgtgggtaacatctctcggatatatgggtaacccccgaaatcttgtttgaaggatccctctttctgagatactaggtctttatgcttagtgatatctggggtattatcccgggacttctgattttgcggaagcaaaggcctagtccccggagaatactttacacttgcttgaaatatagcctaccctcagtacaaaaaaatgatgaatcattgcaaaatgctaatcatgtactGTTGAAGAAAAAATCCTCTAAaagggacacaccaaaagtcgaaccgtcatctctctgctgaacggaagttctgacctgagctctcacggcttTGCATtcaccccttacagatatcatctaggtatactcacctgtaagactgaatattgggatctggatacgggagtatattctgaggtgggacacgcaaataagtttaagtcttaagacattaatatcgtatctcaatacagttgaactttgtgtgaaaatttaagtggatcagtatactgacaatctaagtgaatcgtttagaacttaaaatgaaatgaagcttaacggtgttggtgatttgtctcataaactgatatgatcctcttacacaaactcacaaaaatattggttgtaaatatttcttttctgcattacatttcttttcattcaaaatctaaaaagattttcggtgtgttttagcataaattttgaaaaatccaaaaagattttagacaactgatgttgaaaagctgattttcaaaattccaagtgctaaacatgacgaacaggtttgggaaagttTGTTTGAAGATTTTTGAGTAAAAAATGTTATACATTCAAGTGGATCATTGAAAACTTTCATGATAAATTTGTTTGTTTAGATTGTATATAAGTGTTTAACAGGGTTTCTAAATTTGCTATATCTTATCTtgataaaacttatgttttgggtagagaatatGCAAGTGAGCCAGGTTGTGATAcctgaatctgtgattatgtgagcAGAATCTGAGCCAGACTGCGATCCTAGTAcaagttgagggggagtctgttagagaaAGAGAGATTGATAAAGCATCATTAGAGGGGGAGATTAGCTGAAGAAAGAAGTTAGAGTAAAACAAAGAGCCAGATGGAGATTATGGAAGCCCGGAGATTGATAAAGACTGAAGCTGCAAAGACTCGACACCTTGAGACTCGTCGAAGCTGCAAAGACTCGACACCTtgagactcgtcaacatccgagggggagtttgttggtgcatacgtctgtcgacttcgtcttgtatcgagtctagtactAGAATTGTTAGATCGGGGCgcattgtacgagaaaataggaagttttAGTTTGTTTTTGTTCTGATTCCGCGCAaagaggtgattccgcttgaaactgtcatgagacactttcaagcgaaatcagattgttgtgattccgcttgaattgtctcataacactttcaagcggaaccccttcccctatatatatctTTCGAGCGTAATCATTTGTAACGATCTTGTTTTccggtaccgaggtgctgccgaagtgccgtttgaaTTTAAACCGTTATtcatcaatatacaaggcaagattaagtgaaacaagctgtttttctagtccgtttcttattttccgcatctgaaacggataagagctcttctgattgactcgtttgggtcacgacACGATCCTACATAAAGTTAAGTTCTCTAATAGTCAAGTGTGGGTGGAAGACATTTTTAACGATCGGTAGGGTTCTTGTGGATTAGTAGTAGACTGAAAACAAGGTTCGTATCTTGGACCGAGTGGTGTAATTTTGTAATTATGTGATGTGTTTGGCAGTGTCGTCCCGTTTTGTGTGTTGGTTTTTCTAATGAAGTTTactttaaaaaaagtaaaaaaaaataaaaaaaagtcgAAAAATTCGATTGATTAATTTAAAAATTTGTTATTCGATTCAATAAACACAGGTTTATAAGGGAGGAGGGGGTGgtgatcactcatcactcactcatCACTCACGACTTCCAATCAAGTGTCgacatgtcatcaaccattattacatcactcacaaccttttttagtgaaaatggttggattttatataaaaaaaaaccctcAAATGGTCATCTTGTCAACTGAAACATCGAAATTCAACGCGTGATAAATATCACGCGTGGTAAGTTTCACGAGTGATAAATGATGGTGGCGGCGGTGTGCTAAAGTTTTTCACGAGTGATGGGGGTTTCATCACTCACCACCCGGGTCAAGAGGTAACAAAGAGTTATATGGAGTTTTAGTCTAATAAGATTTTGTTGGCGGTTTGAACTAATTAAACCAAAACTTTAAAACTCAGACCAAGATTCAGATGCATAAAAGTTAGGAAACTCTAGAGTTATATATGGAGTTTTAGAAAGCGACCTGTAAAACGTGATTCCAAGAGGAACGGATATTTTGGATAATAAGGGATCCGTCGATTCCACACTTGAGCTGCAAGATCTTAAGCAGAGGCTAGCTGGCTGATAATTCAATCCGTTTTGTTGAACAACTAAAagattcaacaactttttctttctatAGAAAGAAACAAATTATTCTCTCTTAAATCTTCTACTTGTCCACGTTATGCCACGTTTTCATTTGACTTGGTTAGGATAAGGTTAGTATGTACACCACATGTGTCGGATTTACCAACCTGAAATTAGAACCTTTATCTTTCTTAGACATTTTATTTTACATTGATTTCTTATTGCTCCACAACACAGTAGTGACCCGCTAAACTGAGGATGAAAAGCTTATAGGGTTTCGCCATGACCACCAGTGACATCTTTCGTGTTGGTGCATGTCCAAGACTTTCTAGATCTCGTTCGGATTGTTGGAACAATCAGATCGAGCAAACAACACAAACATGAAGATTTATGTAACTAATCACTAGTTACGAACTCTATATTATTATAAACAAAGACCACACATTACAATGACACTAAATCAtctatatatacttgatcaccaAGTAATATAATCTATCCTAACTATACCATGACACCTAATTAAGTAATAACATAATCCCTATAATTAAAATCCATAACCAATCAAGATTAATCCAACACTGCTCTGGTGGTTGGTGTGTTTGGAGTGGCAAAGCAGTAGCATTGGTGGTTATGGCTCAAGTGGCGGCGGCTCAAGCTTTGCTAGTATTCCGACAGCTACCCAAGTATTCCAGGGACCACAAACGATACCGGCGGTATATGAATTAAGGACAGAGTTCCATCAATCTCACTCGAATAAGTAAATGTATGCTTTCTTTTAATCTCCACGATGCTGCTACTACGAATAGCTCCTGCTTATGCTTTCCCTTGTTTTCTTTTTAATCCAACAAGTAGAGACAAACATTAGAAAAGGGGTCAGACTTAAGCATTTGAAGGATTGGAAAGTTGCAATTGGATCTTTGTTTGTGTATATCAATCGATTCGTTATTTCACCAAAAGAAGATATTGTCATCTTAAAAAGCGTATTTTATGTAgttattatattttcatttaaGACAACTTAGTTATCTAATAGTAACAAAAAGGTATACATAATGCCTCATGGCATTTTCATACTAAAACAAGAGCCTACTTAATGCCATATGGCATTATCTCCTTCAATtcactattattattaattaattaattagttaatacaaaaaaataaaaaatttcttaACAACTTAATACTGATAAATATTTTATTGTTTACTTAAATattgattatttacttttaacTTATATAAACTATATAGTTTATGAGTAATAATTCTACTTATAATAAACAATTTTAAATAATGTTAATGTGACAACACCTTCTTATTCTTTAAAAGGATTTTTTActatatgtttaaaaatcaataaaataaattatcattttatattataataataaaaaaggtaAAGAGTAGGTTAATCTGATATTTGAAAACCGGTTTACTTTCATGCTTTGAAAACACTTTTCATTTTATTAGACCCGTGTGATAAACGGGTTTAAGCATATAATATCTTCATAATAATTTTGATGCAAGTCTATACTCACTGGATGTCCTAAATGGAGTTATATTTTTAGGCTTGCCAAACCATTGATAATTAAAAAGGTCAGTGTTCTAGTGACGTTATCAAAAAATATTGATTGAAAGAATGGTTTAAGTAATGTAACTCGACTACAGTTCCTATTACTGGGTGATCAGGTTATTGTGGCACTCATATTATTCGGAAGTAATACTAGCACTTGAACGTTTA contains the following coding sequences:
- the LOC118484065 gene encoding probable receptor-like protein kinase At5g18500; protein product: MYWKRWIWSCVQRRTLIAGKLTAVAVKRLNDRLGQGLKEFLTEIQLLTSQEHPNLVSLLGYCDEGAEKIIIYEYAERGSLNRCLQDDREHRPSMDVVKKELEEILKIEKLDVHV